Proteins found in one Gardnerella vaginalis ATCC 14018 = JCM 11026 genomic segment:
- a CDS encoding ABC transporter substrate-binding protein — MRCGFRNVKRTAVALVTLATVLLPLGACGNGNSAGKVSISFYSYFKKNQIGNVISAFQKAHPNIKIDAQYGQNSTQYIQTLQTRLAGGTPPTIFNLTMDNRTDIMQSGQALDISGSKFFSGIDESNFKLFQHNGKTYGMPVSAWVGAMFYNKDILKQAGYTEFPKTWDDFITMGKKINDSGKVAFLEDFNTQPSGTFEALLASKYASDKNDKQDEVIWNGSSTFSKEWTPALSEWAKAIDAKVIPHKSIGLTADQVKQEFVTGNLAVMRSGPWDLADVKASGINFGVAPMPSYKNGEQWINGGPDQGFAIAAKASKVQQEAAKTFLAYLNSKDGLKTFTTNAGTLSLSDKYRADPPAELAGVIKDYFQNNKFYWVNFSKSPSAMMTEMASRQQELVQGKITPKEFTKLLDDKWNSMK; from the coding sequence ATGAGGTGTGGGTTTCGAAATGTAAAGCGCACGGCGGTGGCACTGGTGACACTCGCCACAGTGTTATTACCATTGGGAGCATGTGGCAATGGAAATTCTGCTGGAAAAGTATCTATTTCGTTTTATTCTTACTTCAAGAAAAATCAGATAGGCAATGTAATTTCAGCATTTCAAAAAGCACATCCAAATATTAAGATTGATGCGCAATATGGTCAAAATTCAACGCAATACATCCAAACTCTGCAAACTCGACTAGCTGGCGGCACTCCTCCGACGATTTTCAATTTAACAATGGATAACCGCACTGACATAATGCAATCTGGTCAAGCTCTGGATATTTCAGGATCAAAATTCTTCTCTGGAATTGATGAATCAAACTTCAAGCTATTCCAACACAACGGTAAAACATATGGCATGCCAGTTTCTGCTTGGGTTGGTGCAATGTTTTACAATAAAGATATTTTGAAGCAAGCTGGATACACTGAATTCCCTAAGACATGGGACGACTTTATTACTATGGGCAAGAAGATTAATGATTCTGGTAAAGTCGCATTCTTGGAAGATTTTAACACACAGCCATCTGGCACATTCGAGGCATTATTAGCAAGTAAATATGCTTCTGACAAAAACGATAAGCAAGACGAAGTAATCTGGAACGGATCTTCAACATTTAGTAAAGAGTGGACTCCAGCATTGAGCGAATGGGCTAAAGCTATAGACGCAAAAGTCATTCCTCATAAGAGCATTGGCCTAACAGCAGATCAGGTAAAGCAAGAATTTGTCACTGGAAATCTTGCAGTTATGCGTTCTGGTCCTTGGGATTTGGCAGATGTAAAAGCCTCTGGAATTAATTTTGGTGTTGCTCCTATGCCTTCTTATAAGAATGGAGAGCAGTGGATTAATGGTGGCCCTGACCAAGGATTCGCTATTGCAGCTAAAGCATCTAAAGTTCAGCAAGAAGCAGCAAAAACATTCTTAGCATATTTGAACAGCAAGGATGGTCTTAAGACGTTCACAACAAATGCTGGAACTTTGTCATTATCTGATAAGTATCGCGCAGATCCTCCTGCTGAACTTGCTGGAGTTATTAAAGATTATTTCCAAAATAACAAATTCTACTGGGTGAACTTCTCCAAGTCTCCTAGCGCAATGATGACAGAAATGGCATCTCGTCAACAAGAGCTAGTTCAAGGAAAAATCACTCCAAAAGAATTCACTAAGTTGTTAGACGATAAATGGAATTCGATGAAATAG
- a CDS encoding carbohydrate ABC transporter permease translates to MNKRHKIVSQTVRTIVVWTIALICAVPLYYVVISSFKTPIDMIKHPLQLPTQWLWNNYIDAFADGTIIQAFINTIIVTAVAVILQVLIGSLAAYGVVQKKSLFTMIIGSILMITFAIPVQATLLPLYRMESSIGLTDTLTGLVALYMGSCVFCYFLIVGYMKALPQELFEAAKIDGAGPFRIYWTIVLPLIRPIIVAVVVFQTMGTWNDFLLPSVFLSSTDKQTVVLQVYNAVQQFTTNWPLFMATTVLALIPVFIFFCFCQKWIVSGLLAGSVKG, encoded by the coding sequence ATGAATAAGCGTCACAAAATCGTATCTCAAACAGTTCGAACTATAGTTGTTTGGACAATTGCTCTAATATGCGCTGTCCCCCTGTACTACGTTGTAATCAGTTCATTCAAAACACCTATCGACATGATTAAACACCCATTGCAGCTACCAACACAATGGTTATGGAATAATTACATAGATGCATTTGCAGATGGAACAATAATTCAAGCATTTATAAACACAATTATTGTGACTGCTGTTGCTGTTATTTTGCAAGTATTAATCGGATCACTTGCAGCTTATGGTGTAGTACAGAAAAAATCTCTTTTTACTATGATTATTGGGTCAATCCTAATGATTACATTTGCAATACCAGTACAAGCGACTTTATTGCCTTTATACCGTATGGAATCTTCAATAGGTTTAACAGATACTCTTACAGGTCTTGTAGCACTATATATGGGTAGCTGCGTCTTTTGCTATTTCCTTATTGTTGGCTATATGAAAGCTCTTCCACAAGAATTATTTGAAGCAGCAAAAATTGATGGCGCAGGACCATTCCGAATATATTGGACTATAGTTCTGCCTCTTATACGTCCAATTATTGTAGCCGTAGTTGTTTTCCAAACAATGGGCACTTGGAATGACTTTCTTTTACCAAGCGTGTTCTTATCATCAACAGACAAACAGACTGTTGTCTTACAGGTTTACAATGCTGTACAACAATTCACAACAAACTGGCCTTTGTTCATGGCAACGACTGTATTAGCTTTGATTCCAGTGTTTATTTTCTTCTGCTTCTGCCAGAAGTGGATAGTTTCTGGTCTTTTAGCTGGATCAGTAAAGGGCTAA
- a CDS encoding HAD-IC family P-type ATPase, with amino-acid sequence MTRTSVIKKDLPDLPEVDESGLNADEVSYAVENGDVNITTNRTSRSVLSIVRANVFTLFNAIIFVAMVVVLATGSWKDAVFGFVILINTGIGVVTELRAKHTLDRLSILVASRSIVRRGGKNVFINHCDIVLGDLLWVRAGDQVPADVQVLESWGLEMDESMLTGESATVRKSAEDRVYSGSTAVSGVALARVTAVGGNSYAARLAAQAKVYTKTISDLSRGINTILKWMTIVVVPLCALLVWSQISKVGGFALAWQTGNWRSAVVSAVAGVVGMIPEGLVLLTSLNFAVAAMRLARKKTLIQELESVETLARVDCLNLDKTGTITDGGIAFVGVDLLDDNLSDVAKQSSADAFDLNDGLRGFVNQALFDLSNEENPNATGIAIMEGLGSKDTFSKGLNDKNVENQGVFSGCVINNRLPFSSSRKWSAINYKHKDGSFETWYMGAPEVLVSAICEFRDCSDGNSDSNYSNMRSHEQFDRILHTVNEYAQKGERVLLLALDDSDSCDSTFSDSPTISSNARPVALVRCSEKIRSDARQTLAWFRKQGVRCRVISGDNPITVAAVAEKVGLTGDSKPVAMDARNLPKDVNQLSQVLENVDVLGRVLPDQKKAIVQALHAKGHVVAMTGDGVNDTLALKEADLGVAMGNAAPAAKAVAQVVLVDSRFSHLPDVVARGRQVMANMERVAGLFLVKTVYSALISAGVVLLGLHFPYLPRHITYIGSLTIGIPAFLLALAPNSRRYIPGFLHRVVRFALPNGVAVAISVLVTAVFAPMMLVRGLDASGVSASKLIVGAAKSLDVTRSICAVVVFALGVVVLATVSKPIFSWRGIMVLCFALAGVVGAFIPFVAHFFDLHIPTNGNDMFVMICAVMFAFVVWMLLHLFSRLIVSWLDNSHSSDISAADISMDEDAD; translated from the coding sequence ATGACAAGAACTAGCGTAATTAAGAAAGATTTACCAGATTTACCAGAAGTTGACGAGTCTGGTTTAAATGCAGATGAAGTTTCTTATGCTGTGGAAAATGGCGACGTTAACATTACGACTAATCGAACATCTAGGTCTGTGCTTTCTATTGTGCGCGCCAACGTGTTTACACTTTTTAACGCGATTATCTTCGTGGCAATGGTGGTTGTGCTCGCTACTGGATCTTGGAAAGATGCCGTTTTTGGATTTGTTATTTTGATTAACACTGGTATTGGCGTTGTTACTGAGTTGCGTGCAAAACACACGCTTGATAGGCTTTCGATTCTTGTGGCTTCGCGATCGATTGTGCGACGAGGCGGAAAGAACGTTTTTATAAACCATTGCGATATTGTGCTTGGTGATTTGTTATGGGTTCGTGCTGGAGACCAGGTTCCTGCAGACGTGCAAGTGCTTGAATCTTGGGGTCTGGAGATGGATGAGTCAATGCTTACGGGCGAATCTGCAACTGTACGTAAGTCTGCAGAGGATCGTGTATATTCTGGCTCTACCGCTGTTTCTGGTGTTGCTTTGGCTCGTGTTACGGCTGTGGGTGGCAACAGTTATGCTGCTAGATTGGCTGCTCAAGCAAAGGTCTACACTAAAACAATTTCGGATTTGAGCCGCGGAATTAACACGATTTTAAAGTGGATGACGATTGTTGTTGTGCCTCTTTGCGCTTTGCTTGTATGGTCTCAGATTAGTAAGGTTGGTGGTTTTGCGCTTGCGTGGCAGACTGGCAATTGGCGTAGTGCCGTGGTTTCTGCTGTCGCTGGTGTTGTTGGCATGATTCCAGAAGGTCTTGTGCTTTTAACTTCGCTTAATTTTGCTGTTGCTGCTATGCGCCTCGCTCGAAAAAAGACTCTGATACAAGAGCTAGAATCTGTGGAAACTTTGGCGCGAGTGGATTGTTTGAATTTAGATAAAACTGGCACTATTACGGATGGTGGAATCGCATTTGTAGGCGTGGATTTGCTTGATGACAATTTAAGTGATGTTGCAAAGCAGAGCAGCGCGGATGCTTTCGACTTGAATGATGGTTTGCGCGGTTTTGTAAATCAAGCTTTATTTGATTTGTCTAATGAAGAAAATCCAAATGCTACTGGTATAGCAATTATGGAAGGTCTTGGTAGTAAAGATACCTTTAGCAAAGGTCTTAATGATAAAAACGTTGAAAATCAGGGTGTATTCTCTGGCTGCGTAATAAATAATCGTCTTCCGTTCTCGTCTTCTAGAAAATGGAGTGCTATTAATTACAAGCATAAAGATGGTAGTTTTGAAACTTGGTACATGGGTGCTCCAGAAGTTTTGGTTAGTGCGATCTGTGAGTTTCGTGATTGTTCTGACGGCAATTCTGATTCTAACTATTCTAATATGCGCTCGCATGAGCAGTTTGATCGTATTTTGCATACTGTAAACGAATATGCTCAAAAAGGTGAGCGTGTGCTTCTCCTTGCTTTAGATGACAGCGATTCATGTGATTCTACTTTTTCTGATTCTCCTACTATTTCTTCTAATGCGCGTCCTGTTGCCTTGGTTCGCTGTTCGGAGAAAATTCGTTCGGATGCTAGACAAACGCTCGCATGGTTTAGGAAACAGGGAGTTAGATGCCGTGTTATTTCTGGCGATAATCCTATAACAGTTGCTGCAGTGGCTGAAAAAGTTGGATTAACCGGCGATTCTAAGCCTGTTGCTATGGATGCTAGGAATCTTCCTAAAGATGTTAATCAGCTTTCTCAGGTGCTTGAGAATGTTGATGTTCTTGGTCGTGTTTTGCCAGATCAAAAAAAGGCGATTGTTCAGGCTCTGCATGCTAAGGGTCATGTTGTTGCTATGACTGGCGATGGTGTTAACGATACTCTTGCGCTTAAAGAAGCGGATTTGGGTGTAGCTATGGGGAATGCTGCTCCTGCGGCTAAGGCTGTGGCTCAAGTTGTGCTTGTTGATTCGCGTTTTTCGCATCTTCCAGACGTGGTTGCTAGGGGTCGTCAGGTTATGGCAAATATGGAGCGTGTTGCAGGATTGTTCCTTGTTAAAACTGTGTATTCAGCACTTATTTCGGCTGGTGTTGTTCTTCTTGGTCTTCACTTCCCGTATTTGCCTCGTCACATAACTTATATTGGCTCGTTAACAATTGGTATTCCAGCGTTTTTGCTGGCTTTGGCTCCTAATTCAAGACGTTATATTCCAGGGTTTTTGCATCGTGTTGTGCGTTTTGCTCTTCCTAATGGTGTGGCTGTTGCTATATCTGTGTTGGTTACGGCTGTTTTTGCTCCTATGATGTTGGTGCGTGGTTTAGATGCTTCTGGTGTGAGTGCTTCCAAGCTCATTGTTGGTGCAGCCAAGTCTTTGGATGTGACTCGTAGTATTTGTGCGGTTGTTGTTTTTGCGCTTGGTGTAGTGGTTTTAGCTACTGTTTCTAAACCTATTTTTTCTTGGCGTGGAATAATGGTGTTGTGCTTTGCGCTGGCTGGTGTTGTGGGTGCGTTTATACCGTTTGTCGCTCATTTCTTTGATTTGCACATTCCAACTAATGGGAACGATATGTTTGTTATGATTTGTGCAGTAATGTTTGCTTTTGTTGTGTGGATGCTTTTACACTTATTTAGCAGACTAATCGTAAGTTGGTTAGACAACAGTCATTCTTCTGATATTTCTGCTGCAGATATTTCTATGGATGAAGATGCTGATTAG
- a CDS encoding glycoside hydrolase family 31 protein yields MNVEISRTMDVLNTADATKTDVVSNVVDKFVTTIRLLEGERWWGGTVIDGIYEPFGKQVFTRDLSEWTQKLREVPEASNQSSPLLISTCGRYVWCKEPFKFTFADRTLSIEHSSSLTFTKVGDKLSDAYKYACNKYFPPSGRSIPADLIDKPQYNTWIEMPYAPTQNKVENYARQILELGMPSGIIMIDDKWSPDYGDWTFDISRFPKPRKMIDSLHEQGFRVMLWLVPFISPDSENFRYLEKENLLLRSVNGETAIRRWWNGLSAVLDLSHPKAISWLEEKLDALRQIGVDGFKFDGGDFYECHNDDISYESMTSAEFCERWAKFGLRYSYNEFRACWKMGGQPLAQRLRDKPQSWGVEGLQSLIPEIIAQGLIGHAFTCPDMIGGGEIESMQNANSIDQDFFIRYAQIAALCPMMQFSTLPHRVLDKEHMKALICAIRTREAHLPTIQKFALNAANTGEPIVRPMSYHYDHCEDIIDQFLLGDRIIVAPALHKYQKQRSVYIPDGSWESDDKIIFDGPTTIIVDTPLDRIPIFTKKM; encoded by the coding sequence ATGAACGTGGAAATTAGTCGCACAATGGATGTGCTAAACACAGCAGACGCAACAAAAACAGATGTAGTTTCAAATGTAGTCGATAAATTTGTAACCACAATTAGGTTGCTCGAAGGGGAGCGCTGGTGGGGTGGAACAGTAATTGATGGGATATATGAACCATTTGGGAAACAAGTATTTACAAGAGATTTGTCTGAATGGACTCAAAAACTAAGAGAAGTTCCTGAAGCCTCAAATCAATCTTCTCCGCTACTAATATCTACGTGTGGACGATATGTATGGTGCAAAGAACCTTTCAAATTTACATTCGCAGATAGAACTCTATCGATAGAACATTCATCATCTCTAACGTTTACCAAAGTTGGAGATAAATTATCTGATGCTTATAAGTATGCTTGCAATAAATATTTTCCACCAAGCGGTAGAAGTATACCTGCAGATCTTATTGATAAGCCGCAATATAATACTTGGATCGAAATGCCTTATGCTCCAACGCAAAATAAAGTAGAAAATTATGCGCGTCAGATTCTTGAATTAGGAATGCCATCTGGAATCATTATGATTGATGACAAATGGTCACCTGATTATGGTGATTGGACATTTGATATTTCGCGTTTTCCAAAACCTCGTAAAATGATTGACTCATTGCACGAACAAGGCTTTCGTGTAATGCTTTGGCTCGTGCCTTTCATTAGTCCTGATTCTGAAAATTTCCGTTATTTGGAAAAAGAAAATCTTTTATTGAGAAGTGTAAATGGGGAAACAGCAATACGACGATGGTGGAATGGCTTGAGTGCTGTTTTGGATTTGTCGCATCCAAAAGCAATCTCTTGGTTAGAAGAGAAGCTTGATGCTCTTAGACAAATAGGTGTTGATGGGTTTAAATTCGATGGTGGTGATTTTTATGAGTGTCATAACGATGACATTTCATACGAATCAATGACGTCTGCAGAATTTTGTGAGCGATGGGCGAAATTCGGGTTGCGCTACTCTTACAACGAGTTTAGAGCATGTTGGAAAATGGGTGGTCAGCCTTTAGCGCAGCGCTTACGAGATAAGCCACAATCGTGGGGGGTTGAAGGTCTACAATCGCTTATTCCAGAAATAATAGCTCAAGGTCTTATTGGTCACGCATTCACATGTCCAGATATGATTGGTGGAGGCGAAATTGAATCTATGCAAAATGCTAATAGTATAGATCAAGATTTCTTTATTCGGTATGCACAGATTGCAGCATTATGTCCTATGATGCAATTCTCTACTTTACCTCACCGTGTTTTAGATAAAGAGCATATGAAAGCTCTAATTTGTGCTATAAGAACGAGAGAAGCACATTTGCCGACGATACAAAAGTTTGCATTAAATGCTGCTAATACTGGTGAGCCAATAGTACGACCAATGTCTTACCACTACGATCATTGTGAAGATATAATTGATCAATTCTTACTTGGAGACAGAATTATAGTGGCTCCAGCTCTTCATAAATATCAAAAACAGCGTTCTGTTTATATTCCTGATGGAAGTTGGGAAAGTGATGATAAAATTATTTTTGATGGACCAACTACTATCATTGTTGATACGCCGTTGGATCGAATTCCAATATTCACAAAAAAAATGTAG
- a CDS encoding LacI family DNA-binding transcriptional regulator, translated as MRISQDGFAYKAPTSKDVATLAGVSQTTVSFVINDKNGIAPETRNRVLNAMRTLNYHPNAGARILRTSKTNIIALFAEMRSNKDANETTPYIDTIVRYAEEHGYDVILNTTAHDSKSIQRLANKTLCDAFILMDIETNDPRIPVVCQLTQPTVLIGRPRNAQGLDVVDLDARIAGRMAVDELYETNHHHIAVIGEPVSNPYSIDFEEPENMFFIHEFHMAIRQECEKLNIPYSIIPRKSPDWTGFVECADRLLKYKDDRLGIIVRQPSVAQWLLWYLKERNIQPGKDLSVIVHCSDDYAESFPTPITNISTVPREVAKTAIQLVLQRLDSESNQQHSEFKQNKIIPNRTNREILVAPSNIHRRATTVTSW; from the coding sequence ATGAGAATTTCACAAGACGGATTTGCCTACAAAGCTCCTACAAGTAAAGATGTAGCGACTTTAGCTGGAGTTTCGCAAACAACTGTTTCGTTTGTTATTAATGATAAAAACGGGATTGCTCCTGAAACACGTAACCGTGTACTCAATGCAATGCGCACACTTAACTATCATCCTAACGCTGGCGCTCGCATTCTTCGAACATCTAAGACGAACATTATTGCACTATTTGCAGAGATGCGTAGCAATAAAGATGCAAATGAAACTACTCCTTACATAGATACCATAGTTCGTTATGCTGAAGAACATGGATATGATGTTATTCTTAACACAACTGCACATGATTCAAAGAGTATACAAAGATTAGCTAATAAGACACTTTGTGATGCTTTTATCCTTATGGATATTGAGACTAATGATCCTCGTATACCAGTAGTTTGCCAATTGACTCAGCCAACAGTGCTAATTGGAAGACCTAGAAATGCGCAGGGCTTGGATGTCGTAGATTTAGATGCTCGTATTGCAGGACGCATGGCAGTTGATGAACTATATGAGACAAATCATCATCATATTGCTGTAATAGGGGAGCCTGTGAGTAACCCGTACTCTATAGACTTTGAAGAGCCTGAAAACATGTTCTTTATTCACGAGTTCCATATGGCCATACGTCAAGAATGTGAAAAGCTTAATATTCCGTATTCTATAATCCCAAGAAAATCTCCAGACTGGACAGGTTTTGTTGAATGCGCTGACAGATTATTGAAGTACAAAGATGATAGACTTGGTATTATTGTTCGTCAGCCTAGTGTGGCTCAGTGGTTGTTATGGTATTTGAAAGAACGAAATATTCAGCCTGGGAAAGATTTATCGGTTATCGTACATTGTTCTGATGATTATGCAGAGAGTTTCCCAACGCCTATTACTAATATTTCAACTGTTCCAAGAGAAGTTGCAAAAACTGCGATTCAACTAGTACTTCAGAGACTAGATAGTGAATCCAATCAACAGCATTCTGAATTTAAACAAAATAAGATTATTCCTAATCGCACTAATCGTGAGATACTTGTAGCTCCATCTAATATACATAGGAGAGCAACGACTGTTACATCATGGTAA
- a CDS encoding L-serine ammonia-lyase — protein sequence MFSIGVGPSSSHTVGPMRAANAFVTSLKESGKLNNVARVHVTLYGSLSLTGLGHGTDRASVAGLEGNLPDDVDTEHMMTIREYCKKTGTLTLAHSHTIEFDYDSDVIFEKWKRMVAHPNGMRFVAFDSQGNTVDEQVWYSIGGGFIRKGNANDAMVGLHDRVLDDANNVDDSKSDSTNNSVNGDSSVNSSNDSTVPYPFSTCKELISICKKEHKNISDIVWQNELALHEGDAHYVRSYLLHVWKVMSKCVENGCNSKQEILPGGLDVPRRAPNMYARLAANSDMLRQNHRRADSALESSDSAWVNLFALAVSEENAGGGRIVTAPTNGSAGIIPAVLQYYWRFVDSASEDGIVRFLLASGAVGYLFKRNASISGAEVGCQGEVGSACSMAAAGLCEVLGGTPEQVENAAEIGIEHHLGLTCDPVGGLVQIPCIERNAMAANTAINAVRIALLGDGSHIVSLDNAIKTMKETGQDMMSKYRETSKGGLAVNVVEC from the coding sequence ATGTTTTCGATTGGTGTAGGACCTAGTTCTTCTCATACTGTTGGTCCTATGCGCGCTGCGAACGCTTTTGTTACTTCTTTGAAGGAAAGTGGAAAGCTTAATAATGTTGCGCGAGTTCATGTTACATTGTACGGTTCTTTGTCTCTTACAGGTTTAGGTCATGGCACGGATCGTGCTTCTGTTGCAGGTTTGGAGGGTAATTTACCTGACGATGTTGATACAGAACACATGATGACTATTCGCGAATATTGTAAGAAAACTGGTACTTTGACTCTTGCTCATAGTCATACTATTGAATTTGATTACGATTCAGACGTGATTTTTGAAAAGTGGAAGCGCATGGTTGCACACCCTAATGGCATGAGGTTTGTGGCTTTTGATTCTCAAGGTAATACTGTTGACGAGCAAGTTTGGTATTCAATTGGAGGTGGTTTTATTCGCAAAGGTAACGCGAATGATGCAATGGTTGGGTTGCATGATCGCGTTTTAGACGATGCGAATAATGTTGATGATTCTAAGTCTGACTCGACAAATAATTCTGTAAATGGCGATTCTTCCGTAAATTCTTCCAATGATTCAACTGTTCCTTATCCTTTCTCGACTTGTAAAGAGCTTATTTCAATTTGCAAAAAAGAACATAAGAATATAAGTGATATTGTTTGGCAAAATGAGCTTGCTTTGCATGAGGGAGATGCGCATTACGTTCGCTCCTATTTGCTACATGTGTGGAAGGTTATGAGCAAGTGTGTGGAAAATGGTTGTAATTCTAAACAGGAGATTCTCCCTGGAGGACTTGATGTTCCTAGGCGTGCTCCCAATATGTATGCTCGTCTTGCTGCTAATTCAGATATGCTTCGTCAGAATCATCGTAGGGCTGATTCAGCTTTAGAAAGCTCCGATTCTGCGTGGGTTAATCTTTTTGCACTTGCTGTGAGTGAGGAGAATGCTGGTGGTGGTCGTATTGTTACGGCTCCTACTAATGGTTCTGCCGGAATTATTCCAGCTGTTTTGCAATATTATTGGCGGTTTGTAGATAGTGCTAGTGAAGATGGAATTGTAAGATTCCTTCTTGCTTCTGGCGCTGTTGGATACCTGTTTAAACGCAATGCTTCGATTTCTGGTGCAGAAGTTGGATGCCAGGGAGAAGTTGGTTCCGCGTGTTCTATGGCTGCTGCTGGATTATGTGAGGTGCTTGGCGGCACTCCTGAACAGGTTGAAAATGCTGCGGAAATTGGTATTGAGCATCATCTTGGTTTGACTTGTGATCCTGTTGGCGGTTTGGTGCAGATTCCTTGCATTGAGCGCAATGCTATGGCTGCTAATACGGCGATTAATGCTGTGAGAATTGCTCTGCTAGGTGATGGTTCGCATATTGTTAGCCTTGATAATGCGATTAAAACAATGAAGGAAACTGGTCAAGATATGATGTCTAAGTACAGGGAAACATCTAAAGGTGGACTCGCCGTAAACGTTGTTGAATGTTAG
- a CDS encoding FKBP-type peptidyl-prolyl cis-trans isomerase — protein sequence MAQDMPEVVAEFGTTPTVTFPASEPPAGLKVVELVEGNGPLVRAGDTVTVNYHGVVWGADKPFDSSFDRHRPASFGIGVGQVIQGWDRTVPGHNVGSRLLVSIPPEYGYGSRGVPQAGIGGSDTLVFVIDIISTR from the coding sequence ATGGCACAGGATATGCCAGAAGTAGTTGCGGAATTTGGTACTACGCCAACGGTGACGTTCCCAGCGTCTGAGCCGCCAGCGGGGCTTAAGGTTGTTGAGTTAGTAGAAGGTAATGGTCCTTTAGTTCGCGCTGGAGATACTGTGACTGTTAATTATCATGGTGTTGTTTGGGGTGCGGATAAGCCGTTTGATTCTAGCTTTGATCGTCATAGGCCAGCAAGTTTTGGCATTGGCGTTGGTCAGGTGATTCAGGGGTGGGATCGTACTGTTCCAGGTCATAATGTTGGCTCTAGGCTTCTTGTTTCTATTCCGCCTGAGTATGGTTATGGTTCTCGTGGAGTTCCTCAGGCTGGAATTGGTGGTTCAGACACTCTTGTGTTTGTGATTGATATTATTTCTACGCGATGA
- a CDS encoding carbohydrate ABC transporter permease, with protein MRCSPNNNSNSEQIRHKFSVSSAAFKDNLTSFWFLLPIVIIFIVLTLIPLMQSIFYSFTDFNGYDLNFHFIGLQKYQQVFSDTSLLSALIFTLMYSFIVTIVVTCLAIPLAVVLNQAMIGKSFLRSLFFFLGVPAQAVIGLIWQYIFSPLDSGVANQVLHTFGLPSIQWLSQDNWARFCVMFVAVWMQVGWHATLYIAWLQAIPADLYEQARVDGANGLQRFVHITLPQLIPGMVVSTFLLMTTALKIYDLPYTLTAGGPGHSTNTITQAIIMRGMGQSDVGLASALSTLFTIACVIVIAIQMKVSSTVARRFQ; from the coding sequence ATGAGGTGTTCACCAAACAATAACAGCAATTCTGAGCAAATAAGACATAAGTTTTCTGTATCTTCAGCTGCCTTTAAAGATAATTTAACTTCATTTTGGTTCCTATTGCCAATAGTGATTATTTTTATTGTGTTAACTTTAATTCCTTTAATGCAATCAATTTTTTACTCATTTACTGATTTCAATGGCTACGATTTAAATTTTCACTTCATCGGCTTGCAAAAGTATCAACAAGTCTTTTCTGACACATCATTACTTTCAGCATTAATTTTTACATTGATGTATTCATTCATCGTTACCATCGTAGTTACATGTCTGGCAATTCCTCTAGCCGTTGTTTTAAATCAAGCAATGATTGGTAAGAGTTTTTTGCGATCATTATTCTTCTTCCTAGGAGTACCAGCACAAGCGGTAATTGGTCTAATTTGGCAATACATTTTTTCTCCTCTAGATTCTGGAGTCGCCAATCAAGTTTTACACACATTTGGCTTACCTTCTATTCAATGGCTTTCTCAAGATAACTGGGCACGTTTTTGCGTAATGTTCGTAGCAGTATGGATGCAAGTTGGATGGCATGCTACTTTATACATCGCATGGCTTCAGGCAATTCCAGCAGATCTCTATGAACAAGCGAGAGTAGATGGTGCGAATGGTTTACAGCGATTCGTTCATATAACTTTGCCACAGTTAATTCCAGGAATGGTTGTTTCAACATTTTTATTGATGACAACTGCTTTGAAAATATACGACTTACCATACACATTGACCGCTGGAGGTCCTGGTCATTCCACAAATACCATAACTCAAGCGATAATTATGCGCGGCATGGGACAATCTGACGTTGGTTTAGCATCAGCATTATCTACATTATTCACGATTGCTTGCGTAATTGTTATTGCAATCCAAATGAAGGTATCAAGCACAGTTGCAAGGAGATTCCAATAA